Proteins from a single region of Microbacterium sp. zg-Y818:
- the serC gene encoding phosphoserine transaminase, with the protein MAHVTLPREILPVDGRFGCGPSKVRADQIAALVGPGLALLGTSHRQAPVKSLVGSVRANLGEVFRLPDGYEVIMGNGGSTAFWDAAAFGLIENRSQNLVFGEFGGKFAAAATTPWLQAPDVRKAAPGTRAVAEPLEGVDVYAWPHNETSTGVMAPVQRVRGDDGALTVIDATSAAGGIDCSVSQADVYYFAPQKNLGSDGGLWFAFVSPAAIERIERIAASGRYIPEFLSLKNALDNSRLNQTLNTPALTTLYLLDNQLDWIIGNGGLQWADARTRESSTVLYEWAEATSYTTPFVADPADRSQVVVTIDFDDSVDAAEVAKVLRANGIVDTEPYRKLGRNQLRVATFVSIEPADVRQLTRCIEMVVDNL; encoded by the coding sequence ATGGCCCACGTGACGCTGCCCCGAGAGATCCTGCCCGTCGACGGTCGCTTCGGATGCGGCCCCTCGAAGGTGCGCGCCGACCAGATCGCAGCGCTCGTCGGCCCAGGGCTGGCGCTTCTCGGAACCTCCCACCGGCAGGCACCGGTGAAGAGCCTCGTCGGCAGTGTGCGCGCCAACCTCGGTGAGGTGTTCCGCCTGCCCGACGGCTACGAGGTCATCATGGGCAACGGCGGCTCGACCGCCTTCTGGGATGCCGCCGCCTTCGGCCTCATCGAGAACCGCAGCCAGAACCTCGTCTTCGGCGAGTTCGGCGGCAAGTTCGCCGCCGCGGCCACCACCCCGTGGCTGCAGGCGCCCGACGTGCGCAAGGCCGCGCCCGGCACCCGGGCCGTCGCCGAGCCGCTCGAGGGCGTCGACGTCTACGCCTGGCCACACAACGAGACCTCCACCGGCGTCATGGCGCCCGTGCAGCGCGTGCGCGGCGATGACGGCGCGCTCACCGTCATCGACGCCACCAGCGCCGCCGGCGGCATCGACTGCTCGGTCAGCCAGGCCGACGTCTACTACTTCGCGCCGCAGAAGAACCTCGGATCCGACGGCGGCCTGTGGTTCGCGTTCGTCTCGCCCGCCGCGATCGAGCGGATCGAGCGCATCGCGGCATCCGGTCGGTACATCCCCGAGTTCCTGAGCCTGAAGAACGCGCTGGACAACTCGCGCCTGAACCAGACGCTCAACACCCCCGCGCTGACGACGCTGTACCTGCTCGACAACCAGCTGGACTGGATCATCGGCAATGGCGGACTGCAGTGGGCCGACGCGCGCACGCGCGAGTCGTCGACGGTGCTCTACGAATGGGCCGAGGCGACGTCATACACGACGCCCTTCGTGGCCGACCCGGCCGACCGCTCGCAGGTCGTCGTCACGATCGACTTCGACGACTCGGTGGATGCCGCAGAGGTCGCCAAGGTCCTGCGCGCCAACGGCATCGTCGACACCGAGCCCTACCGCAAGCTCGGCCGCAACCAGCTGCGCGTGGCGACGTTCGTCTCGATCGAGCCCGCCGACGTGCGTCAGCTCACCCGCTGCATCGAGATGGTCGTCGACAACCTCTGA
- a CDS encoding DUF3027 domain-containing protein has product MTSKPEPADERLLHAHDLARAALREVTPDATIGDAAGYTVEDGGVVSLRFNNRMPGYPGWFWTVSIAVVEGSDPTVLEVELLPGDGALLAPEWVPWAVRLADYQAAQAAAAAAALEAGELPDADADERDADEDDDVDDLDDLDAADFDEDGSAILHGGDLDGVDIDELDESVVVDEDDEDDEDEDDDDEDSDDEDDDDSDDEDSDDDEDDGVS; this is encoded by the coding sequence ATGACTTCGAAGCCTGAGCCTGCCGACGAGCGGCTGCTCCACGCGCACGACCTCGCCCGCGCGGCCCTGCGCGAAGTGACGCCGGACGCCACGATCGGCGACGCCGCCGGCTACACGGTCGAAGACGGCGGAGTCGTCTCGCTGCGCTTCAACAACCGCATGCCGGGATACCCCGGCTGGTTCTGGACCGTGAGCATCGCCGTGGTCGAAGGCTCGGATCCGACCGTGCTCGAGGTGGAGCTGCTTCCCGGCGACGGTGCGCTGCTGGCCCCCGAGTGGGTGCCGTGGGCGGTGCGCCTGGCCGACTACCAGGCCGCGCAGGCGGCTGCGGCCGCGGCGGCCCTCGAAGCGGGCGAGCTGCCCGACGCGGATGCCGACGAACGCGACGCCGATGAGGACGACGACGTCGACGACCTCGACGACCTGGATGCCGCGGACTTCGACGAGGACGGCTCGGCGATTCTGCACGGCGGCGACCTCGACGGGGTGGACATCGACGAGCTCGACGAGAGCGTGGTTGTCGACGAAGACGACGAGGACGACGAAGACGAGGACGACGACGACGAGGACTCGGACGACGAGGACGACGACGACTCGGACGACGAGGACTCGGACGACGACGAGGACGACGGCGTCAGCTGA
- a CDS encoding cold-shock protein: protein MPTGKVRFYDDEKGFGFISADDGQDVFLHASALPAGTTGLKPGTRLEFGVADGKRGLQALSVRVLEAPVSLAKRSRKPADDMAIIVEDLVKLLDDIGGDLRRGRYPNGSHAKKVAAVLRKVADDFEA, encoded by the coding sequence ATGCCCACCGGCAAGGTCAGGTTCTACGACGACGAGAAGGGGTTCGGCTTCATCTCCGCCGATGACGGCCAGGACGTCTTCCTGCACGCCTCCGCCCTCCCCGCCGGCACGACCGGCCTCAAGCCGGGCACCCGCTTGGAGTTCGGCGTCGCCGACGGCAAACGCGGTCTGCAGGCGCTGTCGGTTCGCGTGCTCGAGGCTCCCGTCAGTCTCGCCAAGCGCTCCCGCAAGCCCGCCGACGACATGGCGATCATCGTCGAAGACCTCGTGAAGCTGCTCGACGACATCGGCGGCGATCTGCGCCGGGGGCGTTACCCCAATGGCTCGCACGCCAAGAAGGTCGCGGCCGTGCTGCGCAAGGTAGCCGATGACTTCGAAGCCTGA
- a CDS encoding multidrug ABC transporter ATPase, whose product MSTPTSRGEVPVRRIDRILAYMSFGLLLLSIVSFLAIMIGSATGADMREGLWPTVGALVWFAPPVAFVLLIALLIMSFARRARANREG is encoded by the coding sequence ATGAGCACACCCACTTCACGCGGAGAGGTGCCGGTCCGCAGGATCGACCGGATCTTGGCGTACATGTCCTTCGGTCTGCTGCTGCTGTCGATCGTGTCGTTCTTGGCGATCATGATCGGCTCCGCCACCGGTGCCGACATGCGCGAAGGCTTGTGGCCCACGGTGGGCGCGCTGGTCTGGTTCGCCCCGCCCGTGGCGTTCGTCCTGCTGATCGCTTTGCTGATCATGAGCTTCGCACGAAGGGCTCGTGCCAACAGGGAAGGCTGA
- a CDS encoding helicase-associated domain-containing protein, producing the protein MAHSADSRVLASWLAGQDDAALTALLTERGISPSATWADFFDAAEGVQDAAPLARALAALPRPLAEALVAAQGGTVAEPARSALISRALAAPDGTVYRAVVQAIAAAPPAATPSEAPRPDPEPADAAAERAFTAAATLADILQLALTTPLSRIGSGALGATERRRLMDAGIVTDAATADELVALSSVAGLTAPTDKEWFVTADGLEWLQAGTVERWDQVARRLRDALPAALRTDDGGWSSPAEWAQAYPFDPTWPARAEQWRSLLHRWALIGPDGSSAPWARGLAAGGDADLDALRSLLPPEVDRVFLQNDLTAIAPGPLAPHLDMRLRTMALRESRAQASSYRFTPDSIGAAITGGETAESLRDFLTALSLTGLPQPLAYEIERTAARHGLIRVVEDPASGVTLVRSDDRAVLDTLAVDQALRSLALMRHSEGLTSRSNADAVFWALADARYPVSMEDTSGHTRTVLRHKLAAPPAPPTASPYEPLIGRLRGARESDSDAAWLGRELEQAVRAKALITVTVRLPDGSSRDFTLEASGLGGGRLRGRDKAADVERTLPVASIEAVRAL; encoded by the coding sequence GTGGCGCATTCGGCGGACTCCCGTGTTCTGGCGAGCTGGCTCGCCGGGCAGGACGATGCCGCGCTCACCGCGCTGCTGACCGAACGCGGCATCTCGCCGTCGGCGACGTGGGCGGACTTCTTCGACGCGGCCGAGGGTGTGCAGGATGCCGCGCCTCTCGCGCGTGCCCTCGCTGCGCTCCCCCGGCCCCTCGCCGAGGCGCTCGTCGCCGCGCAGGGCGGCACCGTGGCCGAACCGGCACGGTCGGCACTGATCTCCCGCGCCCTGGCCGCCCCCGACGGCACCGTCTACCGCGCCGTCGTGCAGGCGATCGCGGCCGCGCCTCCCGCCGCAACGCCCTCCGAGGCACCTCGACCCGATCCGGAGCCCGCCGACGCGGCCGCAGAACGGGCCTTCACCGCCGCCGCGACCCTCGCCGACATCCTGCAGCTCGCGCTGACCACGCCGCTCTCGCGCATCGGCTCGGGCGCGCTGGGCGCGACCGAGCGTCGACGGCTGATGGATGCCGGCATCGTCACCGATGCCGCCACCGCAGACGAACTCGTGGCCCTGTCGTCGGTGGCGGGCCTCACCGCCCCCACCGACAAGGAATGGTTCGTCACCGCCGACGGCCTGGAGTGGCTCCAGGCGGGGACGGTCGAACGCTGGGACCAGGTCGCACGCCGCCTGCGCGACGCGCTGCCGGCTGCCCTGCGCACCGACGACGGCGGCTGGTCGTCACCCGCCGAGTGGGCACAGGCGTATCCGTTCGACCCGACCTGGCCCGCGCGCGCCGAGCAGTGGCGCTCGCTGCTGCACCGGTGGGCCCTGATCGGCCCCGACGGCTCCAGTGCCCCCTGGGCTCGCGGACTCGCCGCCGGCGGCGACGCCGACCTCGATGCGCTCCGCAGCCTGCTGCCACCCGAAGTAGACCGCGTCTTCCTGCAGAACGACCTGACGGCCATCGCCCCGGGGCCGCTGGCGCCGCACCTCGACATGCGCCTGCGCACCATGGCGCTGCGCGAGTCCCGCGCGCAGGCCTCGAGCTACCGGTTCACGCCCGATTCCATCGGGGCGGCGATCACGGGCGGCGAAACGGCCGAGTCGCTGCGCGACTTTCTCACCGCGCTCTCGCTGACCGGCCTCCCCCAGCCCCTGGCATACGAGATCGAGCGCACCGCCGCACGGCACGGCCTGATCCGGGTCGTCGAGGACCCGGCATCCGGTGTCACGCTCGTGCGCAGCGACGACCGCGCCGTGCTCGACACGCTCGCCGTGGACCAGGCCCTGCGGTCTCTGGCCCTCATGCGGCACTCCGAAGGCCTGACATCGCGCTCCAACGCCGACGCAGTGTTCTGGGCGCTCGCCGACGCGCGCTACCCCGTGAGCATGGAGGACACCTCCGGCCACACCCGCACCGTGCTGCGTCACAAGCTGGCCGCTCCCCCGGCCCCGCCGACGGCGAGCCCGTACGAGCCGCTGATCGGGCGGCTGCGCGGGGCGCGGGAGTCCGACTCGGATGCCGCGTGGCTCGGTCGCGAGCTCGAACAGGCCGTGCGCGCCAAGGCGCTCATCACCGTCACGGTGCGCCTTCCCGACGGCAGCAGCCGCGACTTCACCCTCGAGGCCAGCGGCCTGGGCGGCGGACGCCTGCGCGGGCGCGACAAGGCGGCCGATGTCGAACGCACCCTGCCGGTGGCGAGCATCGAGGCGGTGCGCGCCCTCTGA
- a CDS encoding DivIVA domain-containing protein: protein MHSSELRRVSFPAGTRTGLFRVEGFAAPDVDDFLQECEVALGAHEEGRVARLTSEDVVTKGFRTFVRKAGCYDMDAVSEFLDRVADALRQHEQRVP from the coding sequence ATGCACAGCTCCGAGCTCCGCCGCGTCAGCTTCCCCGCGGGCACGCGCACCGGCCTGTTCCGCGTCGAGGGGTTCGCCGCTCCCGACGTCGACGACTTCCTGCAGGAGTGCGAAGTGGCGCTCGGTGCCCACGAAGAGGGCCGCGTTGCGCGCCTGACCAGCGAGGACGTCGTGACGAAGGGGTTCCGCACGTTCGTGCGCAAGGCCGGCTGCTACGACATGGATGCCGTCAGCGAGTTCCTCGACCGGGTCGCCGACGCACTTCGCCAGCACGAGCAGCGCGTGCCCTGA